CGGCAGGATTTTATCCCGAATCTTGGCCGCCTTTTCTGCAAAATCCTTGTCGATACCCAGTACAGCTGCCGCTTCCGCTGTATTGTTGAGAATGTCCCAGGCAATTTCATGGTCCATCGTTGCCCCGGTGGAAATCCCTCCCTGCTCGGGCGAATACGATGGCGAGGACACCAGATTTCCCTTGCCGTCATCGGCCAGGTAGTCCATCCAGAAGAGAGACGCTTCCTTCATCACCGGATAGGCCGTATTTTTTAGAAAAACCTTGTCGTTGGTAAATGCATAATGCTCCCACAAATGTTGCGAAAGCCAAGCCGCGCCTCCCGGAAAGAAACCCCAGGGAAAGTCCCAACCTGGCGACGTGTAACCATAAGCATTGAGCATGGTGTTCACAATCCATCCTTTTGCATTAAAAAACTCCTTCGCTGCCAGCTTGCCCGGCTCTACAATCGACTTCGTGAAGTCCATTAACGGCAAATGACAGTCCGCCAGGTTTGTAACCTCGGCAGGCCAGTATAGCATTTGAACATTGATATTGGTATGGTAATCATTCGACCAGGGTGGATTGGTACTATCATTCCATTTGCCCTGAAGGCTCATCGGCATGGTCCCCGGGCGGGTCGAAGAGATCATCAGGTAGCGGCCGTACTGGAAATACAATTCTTCAAGCCCATTGTCCGCCTGGCCCTGCGAGTAAGCAATTTGGCGTTGATTAGTCGGCATATTTTTGCTTTGTTCTTTGCCAAGCCGCAGCGATACTCTGTTAAAAAGACTATGGTAGTCTTTCTGCTGCTCGGCATACAATGCTTCAAAACGCTTTGCTACCACATTGGCCATGGTAGTGCGGTTGGCCTTTTTATAATCATTGCCTTTATAAGACGGAAATTGCATCACATAATCCGTGGCGATGGTATGAACAAGCACCACAGACTTCGCATTGGTTACCGTCAAAATTCCATCTTTGAATTCCGTCTTACCATCCGTATCAATGCGGTAAGTGGTTTCAAATTCCTGGTGGTTGTCTTTCAGGCTACCTCCGAATGTATACTGGTTTTTCTCAAACTGCTCATATCCTTTATGATGCGGTGTCGTGAACCGGACTGAGTACGTTTCAGGTGTGGAAGATGTGAACCGGTATACCATTACTTTCGATGGATAGTTGCCAAGAAAAGTTCGTTCAAAATGGCTGCTACCTGCGTCATAGCTTACTTTTCCTACTGCATCGGCAATGTTCAACTCTCTATGATAGTTCTGAATGGTCCCTTGATGTGATACCTTCACATACAGGTCACCCGCAGTCTGTTGCGCGCCGAAATCACTGGACGGGGTGTTCTCTTTTTTCTCATGAATGGCACCGGTAAGCTCTTTGTTGGCTAGTTCGTGCGCCTCTTTCATTTTGCCGGCGGCGAGCAGTTCGCGCACTTTTGGCAGATACTGGCTGGCTCCTTTTTTGAGCCCGAAATCGTACTCGGCATTTGCATTTTTACCACCGGACCAAAGGCTTCCTTCCGAAAATTGCAGCCGTTCTTCATCCACACCGCCAAAAAACATGACACCCACATGTCCATTGCCAATGGGCAATGCCTGGGTCATCCATTCGGTGGCAGGGCTGTCGTACCATAGTACCAGCGGCGCAGGAACTTTATTGGTCTGGGCTGAGGATCGCCCACAAAGGATAATGAGTAATGTCGTTAAAACTAAGCCGGGGGAAAAGGACTTCATAAATCAGGTTTAAGAAATAAGGATAAAAGTAGATGTGTGTTTTCAATAAAAAAAGAACAGCCTGCTTAAATGACCTCATAGTCAGCCGGACGACACTACTTTATTTCGACAACGCCCTCAGAAACAGCGGGAAATTTGCCAAATACCGCCGAATCATGCCCGGGAATGATGAACTTTGGATCGCTCACCAGGGATTTCATTCGTTGCATCGCCCTAACGTATCCGGCCGGATCCAGCGTACCACCCGGCGAAGCAGGCGCTAAATGTTCCAGACTGTAATAGACCCAAATGTTGTCCGAGGCGAGGATCACCTTATTCTTGCCCGTATTCACCAGCACATACTGTGAATCAAATGTATGTTTCGACCCTGTATATACGGTTATGCCTGGGAGTATCTGTTTGTCATCCCCTTCAACCAGGGTCACTTTACCTTTCAGGTTCAGGTCTACAATTTGTTGAACATCACGCTTGGCGAAACCGCCTTTGTTACCATCTTTTTGCCAGGCCTTTCCTACAAAATATTCAAAATCGTCTCGCTGCATCCATATCTGGGCATTAGGAAAAAGACCAATGCCACCCATATGGTCCCAATGCGGGTGACTTAAAATAATATCTGTGATGTCCTCTGGCTTCACCCCAACTTTTAAAATCGCGGAATCAGGCCTGATGTAACCGGCTAGCTTGAAATCCGCTGCATCTTTGGTATCACCCAAAAAACCTGCATCCACCAATATTCCTTTCCCATTGCTGCCTTTTATCAGCCAGACCATGAAATCTATCTCGACACTTTCCGTTTTTGGGCCCCCGTCTGCCCAATCACCAATTGTAAAAGGATAGGTTGAATCGGCGAACTTGATGGCATAAACCTTATAATCAGTGTTTTGAGAATACGCATTCGTACAGAATAGCATCACTAAAGCGATCAGCATGCATTGTTTTTTCTGTTTGTAAAAGTTAGTCATAACCGGGAATTCTGATGGGTAATTGGGTTCCCAAGTTAGTAATTTTCTCGTAGCGACAGGTACCTGAACTATTTACCCAACATTTAGAAATAGGGTTAAAATCCACGCTGAGGCAAGCAGCCCGATAAATCCATTTCTTTTGAATGATTATTAGCGGAGCGAAAAACGTCCCATTGTTAGAAATTCATAGTATTTTGGAAATTGATAATTAAACCACATTTATCTTTTAGTTGAAAAATACAACCTTCACTCCTTTACCGGCCCGACGCTTATGAAACAGTTGATCATATCGCTCCTGATCTTCACTATTGCATTGTCCTGCAAGACAAAACCTGAGTACGAAACCATTGTCCGCAACGGGATGATCTACGACGGCAATGGTGAAAAGCCTTATCTGGCTGACATTGGCATCAACGCGGATACCATTGCTTTTATCGGAGATTTGAAGAATGCGAAAGCAAAAAATGAGACTGATGCAAAAGGTAAAGCGGTAGCTCCCGGGTTTATCAATATGCTTAGTTGGGCGGTTGAAACGCTGATACAAGATGGTCGTAGTCAGAGCGATATCCGGCAGGGAGTCACATTGGAAGTAATGGGCGAAGGTTCCAGTGCCGGACCATTTAATGCGAAGATGAAACGCGAGTGGCAAGCCGGACAGGGCGACATCAAATACAAAGTAGAATGGAACACGCTCGGGGAATACCTGAATTTCCTTGAAAAGAAAGGTGTCAGCTGCAATGTTGCGTCGTTTATTGGCGCCGGCACTGTCCGCACTTATGTGGTGGGCGAGGACAACAGGAAGGCGACGGCCGCCGAGCTCGACAGCATGCAATTACTGGTGAAACGGGCCATGGAGGAAGGCGCTATGGGCGTAGGGTCATCCCTGATTTATCCGCCCGATTTTTTTGCAGATACCCAGGAGCTGATCGCGCTTTGTAAAGAAGCTGCGAAGCATGGCGGCATGTACATTTCCCATATGCGAAGCGAAGGAAACAAACTGGATGAGGCCGTTGAGGAACTGATCACCATTTCAAAAGAGGCCAACATTCCGGCTGAGATATATCACATTAAAGCCGTGGGTAAAGACAATTGGCATAAAATGGATGGCATCATCAAACGCATTGAAAAGGCCAGGTCGGAGGGATTGCACATTACCGCCGACATGTACACGTATGAGGCTAGTGCGACGGGACTGACTTCTGCATTCCCTCCTTCATTGCAGGATGGAGGCTTTGGCAAATTAAGGCAACGCTTGCAAGATCCGGCCATTCGGTCGCAAATGAAGAAGGTGATGAACTCGAACCCCAAAGATTGGGAAAACCTGTACTACGGTGCCGGATCGCCTGAAAAAGTGCTGTTGCTGGGCTTTAAGCAGGATTCACTGAAAAAATATACCGGCAAATCACTGGCCGAGGTCGCCAAAATCAGAGGTACTTCGCCAGAGGAAACGGCTATGGACCTGATCGTTCAGGACAGCACCCGGATAGACGTCGCGTACTTTTTCATGACCGGAAGTAACCTGAAAAAAGAAATCGCTTTGCCCTGGGTGAGCTTTGGGTCTGATGCAGGAAGTTATGCTCCTGAGGGTGTTTTTCTGAAATCGCAGCCCCATCCCCGATCATATGGAAACTTCGCCCGGGTGATCGGCCATTATGTGAGGGATGAAAAAATACTGCCATTAGAAAAAGCGATCTATAAACTCGCCAAATTACCTGCGACGAATCT
The genomic region above belongs to Dyadobacter pollutisoli and contains:
- a CDS encoding glycoside hydrolase family 95 protein, whose amino-acid sequence is MKSFSPGLVLTTLLIILCGRSSAQTNKVPAPLVLWYDSPATEWMTQALPIGNGHVGVMFFGGVDEERLQFSEGSLWSGGKNANAEYDFGLKKGASQYLPKVRELLAAGKMKEAHELANKELTGAIHEKKENTPSSDFGAQQTAGDLYVKVSHQGTIQNYHRELNIADAVGKVSYDAGSSHFERTFLGNYPSKVMVYRFTSSTPETYSVRFTTPHHKGYEQFEKNQYTFGGSLKDNHQEFETTYRIDTDGKTEFKDGILTVTNAKSVVLVHTIATDYVMQFPSYKGNDYKKANRTTMANVVAKRFEALYAEQQKDYHSLFNRVSLRLGKEQSKNMPTNQRQIAYSQGQADNGLEELYFQYGRYLMISSTRPGTMPMSLQGKWNDSTNPPWSNDYHTNINVQMLYWPAEVTNLADCHLPLMDFTKSIVEPGKLAAKEFFNAKGWIVNTMLNAYGYTSPGWDFPWGFFPGGAAWLSQHLWEHYAFTNDKVFLKNTAYPVMKEASLFWMDYLADDGKGNLVSSPSYSPEQGGISTGATMDHEIAWDILNNTAEAAAVLGIDKDFAEKAAKIRDKILPLQIGKWKQLQEWREDVDDSTNHHRHVSHLFALHPGKQISIAKTPAEAEAAKISLNARGDDGTGWSLAWKVNFWARLQDGNRAHKLLSSVLRPVNSQGTNMADGGGSYSNLLCAHPPFQLDGNMGSTAGVAEMLVQSQTGIIELLPALPDAWPAGEVKGLKARGNVTVDEVWENGKLVSVSITSPQAQKRTLKYGGKTMEVALTANGYKTLLAKDFK
- a CDS encoding N-acyl homoserine lactonase family protein; translated protein: MLIALVMLFCTNAYSQNTDYKVYAIKFADSTYPFTIGDWADGGPKTESVEIDFMVWLIKGSNGKGILVDAGFLGDTKDAADFKLAGYIRPDSAILKVGVKPEDITDIILSHPHWDHMGGIGLFPNAQIWMQRDDFEYFVGKAWQKDGNKGGFAKRDVQQIVDLNLKGKVTLVEGDDKQILPGITVYTGSKHTFDSQYVLVNTGKNKVILASDNIWVYYSLEHLAPASPGGTLDPAGYVRAMQRMKSLVSDPKFIIPGHDSAVFGKFPAVSEGVVEIK
- a CDS encoding N-acyl-D-amino-acid deacylase family protein; its protein translation is MKQLIISLLIFTIALSCKTKPEYETIVRNGMIYDGNGEKPYLADIGINADTIAFIGDLKNAKAKNETDAKGKAVAPGFINMLSWAVETLIQDGRSQSDIRQGVTLEVMGEGSSAGPFNAKMKREWQAGQGDIKYKVEWNTLGEYLNFLEKKGVSCNVASFIGAGTVRTYVVGEDNRKATAAELDSMQLLVKRAMEEGAMGVGSSLIYPPDFFADTQELIALCKEAAKHGGMYISHMRSEGNKLDEAVEELITISKEANIPAEIYHIKAVGKDNWHKMDGIIKRIEKARSEGLHITADMYTYEASATGLTSAFPPSLQDGGFGKLRQRLQDPAIRSQMKKVMNSNPKDWENLYYGAGSPEKVLLLGFKQDSLKKYTGKSLAEVAKIRGTSPEETAMDLIVQDSTRIDVAYFFMTGSNLKKEIALPWVSFGSDAGSYAPEGVFLKSQPHPRSYGNFARVIGHYVRDEKILPLEKAIYKLAKLPATNLKLKKRGELKVGNYADVVIFDPEKVQDHATYDRPQQFATGVSDVFVNGVLVLKNGEHTNARPGRFVKGPGFVE